In a genomic window of Agarivorans albus:
- the ccoN gene encoding cytochrome-c oxidase, cbb3-type subunit I has protein sequence MNQAASTETDYNYTVVRQFTVMTIVWGIVGMGVGVLIAAQLIWPALNFDTPWLTYSRLRPLHTNAVIFAFGTSALMACSFYVVQRTCQTRLFGGPLASFVFWGWNLIIVSAAITLPMGFTTSKEYAELEWPIGIAIAIVWVAYGIVFFGTLVKRKTSHIYVANWFFGAFIITVAVLHIVNNAAIPLTMTKSYSIYAGAVDAMVQWWYGHNAVGFLLTAGFLGMMYYFVPKQAGRPVYSYRLSIVHFWALVSIYIWAGPHHLHYTALPDWAQSLGMVMSLILFAPSWGGMINGIMTLSGAWHKLRYDPILRFLIVSLSFYGMSTFEGPMMAIKTVNALSHYTDWTVGHVHSGALGWVAMVSIGSVYHLIPVLFGQGRMYSTKLINTHFWLATIGVVLYIVAMWISGVMQGLMWRAVNEDGTLTYSFVESLQASYPFYFVRFIGGVFFLTGMFVMAYNAYKTITAEKGSLKPIEHGQEA, from the coding sequence ATGAACCAAGCAGCTAGCACAGAGACTGATTACAACTACACGGTTGTTCGACAGTTCACTGTAATGACCATTGTTTGGGGTATAGTTGGCATGGGTGTTGGTGTATTAATTGCTGCGCAATTAATTTGGCCTGCACTTAACTTCGATACTCCTTGGCTAACTTATAGCCGGTTACGTCCCCTTCACACAAACGCCGTTATTTTTGCATTTGGTACCAGTGCATTAATGGCTTGTTCCTTCTACGTGGTACAGCGTACTTGTCAAACCCGATTGTTTGGTGGCCCACTCGCCTCCTTCGTATTCTGGGGTTGGAATTTGATTATCGTATCGGCTGCGATAACACTGCCTATGGGTTTCACTACTTCAAAAGAGTATGCGGAACTAGAATGGCCAATTGGCATTGCAATCGCGATTGTATGGGTGGCTTATGGAATAGTCTTCTTTGGCACCTTGGTCAAAAGAAAAACCTCGCATATCTATGTTGCTAACTGGTTCTTTGGTGCATTCATTATTACCGTTGCTGTATTGCACATTGTTAACAATGCGGCTATTCCGCTAACAATGACTAAGTCGTACTCGATTTACGCCGGTGCTGTAGATGCAATGGTGCAGTGGTGGTACGGCCATAACGCGGTTGGCTTCCTGCTTACTGCTGGCTTCTTGGGTATGATGTACTACTTCGTACCAAAACAAGCTGGTCGCCCTGTATACAGTTACCGCTTGTCTATTGTTCACTTTTGGGCACTAGTATCTATTTACATTTGGGCCGGTCCTCACCACTTACACTACACTGCATTGCCTGATTGGGCACAGTCTTTAGGTATGGTGATGTCTCTTATCCTATTCGCTCCTTCTTGGGGGGGTATGATCAACGGTATTATGACCTTGTCTGGTGCTTGGCATAAACTTCGTTACGACCCAATTCTACGTTTCCTAATTGTTTCTCTGTCTTTCTATGGTATGTCTACCTTCGAAGGGCCAATGATGGCAATTAAAACGGTTAACGCCTTATCTCACTACACAGACTGGACTGTTGGTCACGTTCACTCTGGTGCTTTAGGTTGGGTTGCTATGGTATCAATCGGTAGTGTTTACCACCTAATACCTGTGCTATTTGGCCAAGGTCGCATGTACAGCACTAAATTAATTAACACCCACTTCTGGCTTGCGACTATTGGTGTAGTTCTTTACATCGTAGCGATGTGGATCTCTGGTGTTATGCAAGGTTTGATGTGGCGTGCGGTAAACGAAGATGGCACCTTAACATATTCATTTGTTGAGTCGCTGCAAGCTTCTTACCCGTTCTACTTTGTTCGCTTTATCGGTGGTGTGTTCTTCTTAACAGGTATGTTTGTTATGGCTTACAACGCATACAAAACCATTACTGCTGAGAAAGGCTCCCTAAAACCAATTGAACACGGACAGGAGGCATAA
- the ccoO gene encoding cytochrome-c oxidase, cbb3-type subunit II, with the protein MKHELIEKNVGLLAIFIVIAISFGGLVQITPLIFQPETTEPVDGLVPYTALEMEGRDIYIREGCSNCHSQMIRPFRAETERYGHYSVAGESVWEHPFLWGSKRTGPDLARVGQRYSDEWHRVHLINPRDVVPESNMPGFPWLEENLVDSSLTGKKLALFKNHFGVPYTDADIEGAEEAVKGKTEMEALIAYLQVLGTALK; encoded by the coding sequence ATGAAGCACGAGTTAATCGAAAAGAATGTTGGTTTACTGGCCATATTCATTGTTATCGCAATTAGTTTTGGTGGTTTAGTACAAATCACCCCACTAATTTTTCAACCTGAAACTACCGAACCGGTAGATGGTTTAGTGCCTTACACTGCTCTAGAAATGGAAGGTCGTGATATTTACATCCGCGAAGGCTGTAGCAACTGTCATAGCCAAATGATTCGTCCATTCCGCGCAGAAACTGAACGTTATGGTCACTACTCGGTAGCTGGCGAAAGTGTTTGGGAACACCCGTTCTTATGGGGTTCTAAGCGTACCGGACCTGATCTAGCACGTGTTGGTCAACGTTATTCTGATGAATGGCATCGAGTGCACCTAATTAATCCACGCGATGTAGTACCTGAGTCGAACATGCCTGGTTTCCCTTGGTTAGAGGAAAACTTAGTAGATAGCTCATTAACAGGTAAGAAACTCGCGCTATTTAAAAACCATTTTGGCGTGCCTTATACCGATGCAGACATCGAAGGTGCAGAAGAAGCCGTTAAAGGCAAAACTGAAATGGAAGCTTTAATAGCCTACTTACAAGTGTTGGGTACAGCATTAAAATAA
- a CDS encoding cbb3-type cytochrome oxidase subunit 3, with translation MDFGTFSGLYTAFLMAIFVGIFAWAYSKKRKKDFAEAANLVFADEPETSPTKEFEGAQKK, from the coding sequence ATGGACTTTGGTACATTTAGCGGCCTATATACAGCTTTCTTAATGGCGATTTTTGTAGGTATTTTTGCCTGGGCCTACAGTAAAAAACGCAAAAAGGATTTTGCTGAAGCTGCAAACTTGGTTTTTGCCGACGAGCCTGAAACTAGCCCGACAAAGGAATTTGAAGGAGCACAGAAAAAATGA
- the ccoP gene encoding cytochrome-c oxidase, cbb3-type subunit III, protein MSTFWSVWITVITLGSIAGCFLLLRACNKNNTGVKEGESMGHEFDGIEELNNPLPKWWSYMFIITIVFSLVYLAAYPGLGNWQGFLGWKSSEMGIKSIAEGQERVAAYDGNVANQYQGELDKADARFGEVFRQVAYNESGEYRSVEELSEDPAAVKIGQRLYLQNCSQCHGSSARGGKGFPNLTDGDWLYGGSGEAIKASLMHGRQGQMPGWEAVLGDDGIKEVTAYVLSLSGRKVNDVDAANGKNRFAVCAACHGADGTGNQTLGAPNLTNGIWLYGGSRRAVEETLRYGRNGVMPAWKDILGEDKIQLISAYVYQLSKSE, encoded by the coding sequence ATGAGCACATTTTGGAGCGTGTGGATTACTGTAATAACCTTAGGCAGCATCGCAGGATGTTTCTTGCTGCTAAGGGCATGTAATAAGAACAACACCGGCGTAAAAGAAGGTGAATCAATGGGCCACGAGTTCGACGGAATCGAGGAGTTAAACAACCCTCTTCCGAAGTGGTGGTCTTATATGTTTATTATTACCATTGTTTTCTCGTTGGTTTATTTAGCGGCCTACCCTGGCTTAGGTAACTGGCAAGGTTTCCTTGGTTGGAAGAGCTCAGAAATGGGTATTAAGAGCATTGCAGAAGGTCAAGAGCGTGTAGCTGCTTACGACGGCAATGTTGCCAACCAATACCAAGGTGAACTTGATAAAGCTGATGCTCGATTTGGTGAAGTTTTCCGTCAAGTTGCGTACAACGAGTCTGGCGAATACCGAAGTGTAGAGGAGCTTTCTGAAGATCCAGCGGCGGTTAAAATTGGCCAACGTTTGTATCTACAAAACTGTTCGCAATGTCATGGTTCTTCGGCTCGAGGTGGCAAAGGCTTCCCTAACTTAACCGACGGAGATTGGTTATATGGTGGAAGTGGCGAAGCGATTAAAGCTAGCCTTATGCACGGTCGTCAAGGCCAAATGCCTGGTTGGGAAGCAGTATTAGGTGATGACGGTATTAAAGAAGTTACCGCCTATGTTCTAAGCTTATCTGGCCGTAAGGTAAACGATGTTGATGCCGCCAATGGTAAAAATCGTTTTGCAGTATGTGCAGCTTGTCACGGCGCCGACGGCACCGGTAATCAAACGCTTGGCGCACCTAATTTAACCAATGGTATTTGGTTATACGGTGGTTCACGCCGTGCAGTTGAAGAAACCCTTCGCTATGGTCGTAATGGTGTAATGCCAGCTTGGAAGGATATTCTAGGAGAAGATAAGATCCAGCTTATTTCCGCCTACGTATATCAGCTTTCTAAGAGCGAATAG
- a CDS encoding FixH family protein, producing the protein MQQVWYKQFWPWFLIALPMAAVVASLFTFYIAATTNNDMVVESYYKKGKAINADLSLIEKAEQLGIKAAVSPANNGLVLDMVLPDSLKNQPLKIELAHKTLAKNDRSYVVTADANGRYRFGDDLNESGRWFIRISPMDDSWRLQEELKLPLYNAEEIDGK; encoded by the coding sequence ATGCAACAAGTTTGGTATAAACAATTTTGGCCGTGGTTTTTAATCGCGCTACCTATGGCAGCGGTGGTTGCAAGCCTGTTTACTTTTTATATAGCTGCTACAACCAACAACGATATGGTTGTTGAGTCTTACTATAAAAAAGGTAAAGCAATTAACGCTGACTTGTCGTTAATCGAAAAAGCTGAACAATTGGGGATCAAAGCAGCGGTTTCACCTGCCAATAATGGTTTGGTATTAGATATGGTTCTGCCTGACTCTCTAAAGAACCAACCACTTAAAATTGAATTAGCACATAAAACCCTCGCTAAAAATGACCGCAGTTATGTCGTTACTGCTGATGCAAATGGTCGATACCGCTTTGGCGATGATTTAAATGAGTCTGGCCGCTGGTTTATTCGGATTAGTCCTATGGATGATTCCTGGAGACTGCAGGAAGAATTAAAGCTACCGCTATACAACGCAGAAGAAATCGATGGCAAGTAA
- a CDS encoding heavy metal translocating P-type ATPase, which translates to MASNQGLCFHCNEVIPKGVNLHVSILGSSQAMCCQGCAAVAQTIIESGLEDYYQHRTAAAPSAQGLVPDALVKMLEYDDESVQLEFVAQNENSKEVLLSIEGIACAACAWLIEKQLSHIPGVQKIHVNSTTQRATLVWDDKQVKLSQLLQSIHKLGYNANPFQTDKQEEIDRKLYRSHLLKLGVAGLATMQVMMFAIALYGDLFEDMELIYRDYFRWVSLIMATPVLLFSAQPFYFGAYRSLKAKTLNMDVPVSIALLGAYSASLYATINGTGEVYFESVSMFTFLLLLGRLLELRARRKASETSSNMLKLVPKLAMQIDETGQQQKVAASQLKQSDIIVILPGEVVPADGQVVFGESEFDESSLTGESLPITKKLGDQVFAGTINHEQTVHLEVEAVSQNTFIANIMRLQEQAQSEKPKIATIADSVARYFVFGLLVIAALTYTYWHFHSPEDAFWITLAVLVATCPCALSLATPAALTAATHKLSKTGLLVKRGHVLESLAKVTSVVSDKTGTLTEGKLQIKQVNCLGDVNELTTLNLIGALEAQSSHPIANAFSEYQGYAATNIEHHTGLGLSGEVDGKKLKLGKASFCGQAAEPIAGMLELVLMVEDKLAARVYLSDTIKKDAVSFSQGLKARDISLSMLTGDDSAQVEYVAKQLHITDIASGALPQQKLEVVKTKTQNSPHLLMLGDGVNDGPVLAAAPLSVAMGLGTDIAKSSADAVLLGSKLSTLLTAMDLAKKTKKIIAQNLAWALGYNALILPLAVAGIVTPYMAAIGMSLSSLAVLTNSLRLNKQ; encoded by the coding sequence ATGGCAAGTAATCAAGGCCTGTGTTTCCACTGTAACGAAGTTATTCCCAAAGGCGTAAATCTGCATGTTTCAATTCTTGGTAGCTCTCAAGCGATGTGTTGCCAAGGTTGTGCTGCCGTTGCGCAAACAATTATTGAAAGTGGCTTAGAAGATTATTATCAACATAGAACCGCTGCCGCGCCAAGTGCTCAAGGCTTAGTACCAGACGCCTTGGTTAAAATGTTGGAGTATGATGACGAAAGTGTTCAACTAGAGTTTGTTGCACAAAATGAAAACAGCAAGGAAGTTTTACTTTCGATCGAAGGGATCGCCTGTGCCGCTTGTGCTTGGTTAATCGAAAAACAATTATCACATATTCCAGGTGTTCAAAAAATTCATGTCAACTCGACCACCCAGCGAGCGACGCTTGTGTGGGATGATAAGCAAGTAAAGTTAAGTCAATTACTACAAAGTATTCATAAGCTTGGCTATAACGCCAACCCCTTTCAAACTGATAAACAAGAAGAGATAGATCGAAAGTTATACCGCAGTCATTTACTCAAATTGGGTGTCGCCGGCTTGGCCACCATGCAAGTAATGATGTTTGCTATCGCTCTATATGGTGACCTGTTTGAGGACATGGAGCTTATCTATCGAGATTACTTTCGTTGGGTGAGCTTAATTATGGCAACGCCAGTATTACTGTTCTCTGCACAGCCGTTTTATTTTGGCGCTTACCGAAGCCTTAAAGCTAAAACGCTAAATATGGATGTGCCCGTTTCCATTGCATTATTAGGCGCCTATAGTGCGTCGCTTTACGCCACGATAAACGGCACCGGTGAAGTTTATTTTGAATCGGTTTCCATGTTCACATTTTTGTTATTGCTGGGCCGACTTCTTGAATTGCGAGCAAGACGCAAGGCCAGCGAAACCAGTTCAAATATGCTTAAGCTAGTGCCTAAGTTAGCCATGCAAATTGATGAGACCGGTCAGCAACAAAAGGTTGCGGCGAGCCAGCTTAAACAATCAGACATTATCGTGATTTTACCCGGCGAAGTAGTACCTGCCGATGGACAAGTTGTGTTTGGTGAGAGTGAATTTGATGAGTCTTCGCTTACCGGCGAATCATTGCCTATCACTAAGAAGCTAGGTGATCAGGTTTTTGCCGGCACCATTAACCATGAACAAACCGTTCATTTAGAAGTTGAAGCGGTATCTCAAAACACCTTTATTGCCAATATCATGCGTTTGCAAGAGCAAGCTCAAAGCGAAAAACCTAAGATAGCAACAATAGCCGATAGCGTAGCTCGCTACTTTGTTTTTGGTTTGTTGGTGATTGCTGCACTTACCTACACCTACTGGCATTTTCACTCACCAGAAGATGCGTTCTGGATTACCTTGGCGGTTTTAGTTGCTACTTGTCCCTGTGCCTTATCTTTAGCAACCCCAGCAGCACTAACTGCAGCTACACACAAACTATCAAAAACAGGCTTATTGGTTAAACGGGGACACGTGTTGGAAAGTTTGGCCAAAGTTACGTCTGTGGTATCTGATAAAACAGGAACACTTACCGAGGGCAAGTTACAGATTAAACAAGTGAACTGCCTTGGCGATGTTAATGAGTTAACAACTCTTAATCTGATTGGTGCTCTAGAAGCACAAAGCTCCCATCCCATTGCTAATGCCTTCAGCGAATACCAAGGTTACGCTGCAACTAATATTGAGCACCATACTGGCTTAGGTTTGAGTGGAGAAGTAGACGGTAAAAAGTTGAAACTAGGTAAAGCTTCCTTTTGTGGTCAAGCTGCTGAGCCAATAGCCGGAATGCTCGAGTTGGTGTTAATGGTCGAAGATAAGTTGGCTGCTAGGGTTTATCTTTCAGATACCATTAAAAAGGACGCTGTTAGTTTTTCACAGGGTTTAAAGGCGCGAGATATTTCACTTTCTATGTTAACTGGGGATGACTCCGCGCAGGTGGAATATGTTGCAAAACAGTTACATATCACTGACATTGCTAGCGGCGCTTTACCCCAACAAAAACTCGAAGTAGTTAAAACTAAAACGCAAAACTCCCCCCACCTATTAATGCTTGGTGATGGAGTAAACGACGGTCCAGTTTTGGCCGCCGCACCGCTTTCGGTTGCTATGGGTTTGGGCACCGACATCGCTAAATCAAGTGCTGACGCTGTGTTGTTGGGTAGCAAGCTTTCTACTTTGCTCACCGCCATGGATCTCGCCAAAAAGACTAAAAAGATTATTGCTCAAAACCTCGCATGGGCCTTAGGGTATAATGCCTTAATATTGCCCTTAGCAGTGGCTGGAATTGTTACTCCTTATATGGCTGCTATCGGTATGTCATTATCGTCTTTAGCGGTACTCACTAATTCCTTAAGGTTAAACAAGCAATGA
- the ccoS gene encoding cbb3-type cytochrome oxidase assembly protein CcoS, producing the protein MSIIFVLIPIALIFVCVGIGIFFWAVKSEQFEDLDRQGINILFDDKNKTKQDNDPTD; encoded by the coding sequence ATGAGTATTATATTTGTCTTGATCCCCATCGCCCTGATCTTTGTATGTGTAGGAATTGGTATATTTTTCTGGGCTGTTAAAAGCGAACAATTTGAAGATTTAGACCGCCAAGGTATCAACATTTTGTTTGATGATAAGAACAAAACCAAACAAGACAATGATCCTACAGACTGA
- a CDS encoding sulfite exporter TauE/SafE family protein, whose amino-acid sequence MILQTDFVAAFITGLLGATHCIAMCGGIACILGSRANNSSNKLLVSIGFNLGRILSYSIAGAIVAGSIQAISQVHQSFYMLVALQWFAAIMLILLGIHLTRWWSILTPVEQLGKGLWSKVQPKASKMLALQHPAASLPLGMLWGWLPCGLVYSTLVLSASQAHWLNGAGVMFSFGLGTFSVMLLAVLLGQQLTKLMTNRVLQVCSGLSVLSLGIYQVVTLL is encoded by the coding sequence ATGATCCTACAGACTGATTTTGTAGCAGCTTTTATCACCGGCTTATTAGGCGCCACACACTGCATAGCAATGTGTGGCGGCATCGCATGCATACTAGGTTCTCGTGCTAATAACTCTTCCAATAAACTTTTAGTAAGTATCGGTTTTAACCTAGGTCGGATCCTAAGCTACTCTATTGCCGGCGCTATTGTTGCTGGTTCCATACAAGCAATTAGCCAAGTTCATCAATCGTTTTATATGCTAGTAGCTTTACAATGGTTCGCAGCGATAATGCTCATTTTACTGGGTATCCACCTTACTCGATGGTGGTCAATTCTCACGCCAGTGGAACAACTTGGCAAAGGTTTGTGGTCAAAGGTGCAGCCTAAAGCAAGTAAGATGTTGGCACTGCAACACCCAGCAGCCAGTTTACCATTAGGCATGTTATGGGGTTGGCTACCTTGCGGTTTGGTTTATTCAACATTGGTATTAAGTGCTAGCCAGGCTCATTGGCTAAACGGAGCGGGCGTGATGTTTAGTTTTGGTTTAGGTACGTTTAGTGTGATGCTGTTAGCCGTATTACTGGGCCAGCAACTAACTAAACTAATGACAAATCGCGTATTACAAGTTTGTTCTGGACTGAGTGTTTTGAGTTTAGGGATCTACCAAGTTGTTACATTGTTGTAG
- a CDS encoding FNR family transcription factor — MSINPKASQRIQTGGCEIHCQDCSIAQLCIPFSLNETELDRLDSIIERKKPIQKGEEIFAAGDKLKSLYAIRSGTIKSYTITEQGDEQITGFHLAGDLVGFDAINSQEHPSFAQALETSMVCEIPFDTMDELSATMPKLRRQMMRLMSNEIVADQEMILLLSKKNAEERLAAFIYGLSQRFSERGFSPREFRLTMTRGDIGNYLGLTVETISRLLGRFQKADMIAVKGKYISITDRDALRQLAGTKQS; from the coding sequence ATGAGCATTAACCCAAAAGCTAGTCAAAGAATCCAAACTGGTGGTTGTGAAATTCACTGCCAAGATTGCAGTATCGCCCAGTTATGTATCCCTTTCTCTCTTAATGAGACCGAGCTAGATCGCTTAGATAGCATTATCGAGCGTAAAAAGCCTATTCAGAAAGGCGAAGAAATATTTGCTGCAGGCGATAAGCTAAAAAGCTTATACGCCATTCGCTCAGGTACAATTAAGTCCTACACCATTACTGAACAAGGTGATGAACAGATCACCGGTTTTCACTTAGCTGGCGACCTAGTTGGCTTTGATGCCATTAACAGCCAAGAGCACCCTAGTTTTGCTCAGGCACTTGAAACATCAATGGTATGTGAAATTCCTTTCGACACCATGGATGAATTGTCTGCCACAATGCCTAAGTTACGCCGTCAAATGATGCGCTTAATGAGTAATGAAATTGTTGCAGACCAAGAAATGATTTTGCTACTAAGCAAAAAGAATGCAGAAGAACGTTTAGCTGCCTTTATTTACGGTTTATCACAACGCTTTTCGGAGCGAGGTTTTTCTCCAAGAGAATTTCGTCTGACTATGACTCGTGGTGATATCGGTAATTATTTAGGGCTAACTGTAGAAACCATTTCCCGTTTACTTGGTCGTTTCCAAAAAGCAGATATGATTGCAGTAAAAGGTAAATACATTTCAATCACTGATCGTGATGCACTACGCCAACTAGCTGGTACTAAACAAAGCTAA
- the uspE gene encoding universal stress protein UspE produces the protein MIKYRNILVVIDPLHDTQAALSRAVFLAQKEDKAKIKALLTIYDFSYEMTSMLSGEEREAMRSGVIEERNVWLNEVIAATNTAGIEIETKVVWNNRLYESVIEEVLDFGHDLVVKATHPHPTLQSIIFTPNDWHILRKCPTPVLMVKEHDWPTEGKIVAAIHAGAEDEEHHKLNERIANEAKDLSKLLDANLHVVTAYPAAPVNIAIELPDFDPLKYNKNVMEFHKTALNKFVEEQFEQVVTTHLEEGLPDDVIPEVANEIDAEIVILGTSGRSGFSAALIGNTAEHVIDQLDCDLLALKPQNFVSPFQK, from the coding sequence ATGATTAAGTATCGTAATATTTTAGTGGTCATCGACCCTCTTCACGACACCCAGGCGGCCTTGTCTCGTGCTGTTTTTCTTGCGCAGAAAGAAGACAAAGCAAAAATCAAAGCTCTACTTACTATTTACGACTTTTCTTACGAGATGACATCCATGTTATCTGGAGAAGAGCGCGAAGCTATGCGTTCAGGAGTGATAGAAGAACGTAATGTTTGGCTAAATGAAGTAATAGCTGCAACAAACACTGCTGGGATAGAAATAGAAACCAAAGTAGTTTGGAACAATCGCTTATACGAAAGTGTCATTGAAGAAGTTCTCGACTTTGGTCACGACCTAGTCGTTAAAGCGACACACCCGCACCCTACTTTACAGTCGATTATTTTTACCCCGAACGATTGGCATATTTTGCGTAAATGCCCCACTCCAGTGTTAATGGTAAAAGAACATGACTGGCCAACCGAGGGTAAAATTGTTGCTGCGATCCACGCAGGAGCAGAAGATGAAGAGCACCACAAATTAAACGAGCGAATCGCTAACGAAGCAAAAGACCTAAGTAAGTTGCTAGACGCAAATTTACATGTGGTAACTGCCTATCCTGCAGCACCGGTAAATATTGCGATAGAGCTGCCAGACTTTGATCCGCTTAAGTACAATAAGAACGTCATGGAGTTTCATAAAACCGCGCTTAACAAATTTGTTGAAGAACAATTTGAGCAAGTGGTCACCACACACCTTGAGGAAGGTTTACCTGACGATGTAATCCCTGAAGTAGCAAACGAGATAGATGCAGAAATTGTTATTTTGGGTACCTCAGGTAGAAGCGGGTTTAGTGCTGCACTTATTGGCAATACCGCTGAACACGTTATCGACCAATTAGACTGCGATTTATTGGCGCTTAAACCGCAAAATTTTGTCAGTCCTTTTCAAAAATAG
- the ttcA gene encoding tRNA 2-thiocytidine(32) synthetase TtcA produces MSVTAKQQYNHNKLQKRIRRHVGQAIADYNMIEDGDKIMVCLSGGKDSYAMLDILLNLRAHAPINFDVVAVNLDQKQPGFPEHILPEYLKGLDIEYKIVEEDTYSIVKDKIPEGKTTCSLCSRLRRGILYRTATELGATKIALGHHRDDILETLFLNMFHGGKLKTMPPKLVSDDGKHVVIRPMAYCKESDMEKYAELKSFPIIPCNLCGSQENLQRQAIKQMLNDWEKRFPGRIESMFRSVQNVVPSHLLDHQQFDFKSINRDSGIIDGGDIGFDAPELEDQPSQQSQAGIVQVVEL; encoded by the coding sequence ATGTCAGTTACAGCAAAACAACAATACAACCACAACAAGCTACAAAAGCGAATTCGACGTCATGTTGGACAAGCTATTGCCGACTACAACATGATTGAAGATGGCGACAAAATAATGGTTTGTTTATCCGGTGGTAAAGACAGTTATGCAATGCTAGACATACTATTAAACCTACGCGCCCATGCTCCGATAAACTTTGATGTAGTTGCTGTCAATCTAGATCAAAAACAACCGGGTTTCCCAGAGCATATTTTGCCTGAATATCTAAAAGGCTTAGATATTGAATACAAAATCGTAGAAGAAGACACTTATTCGATAGTTAAAGACAAAATACCAGAAGGGAAAACAACTTGTTCACTGTGTTCGCGTTTGCGTAGGGGCATTTTGTATAGAACAGCCACTGAACTAGGAGCGACCAAAATCGCCTTAGGCCATCACCGAGACGACATATTAGAAACTTTATTTTTGAATATGTTCCATGGAGGCAAACTTAAAACCATGCCACCGAAGTTGGTTAGCGATGATGGCAAACATGTAGTTATTCGCCCTATGGCTTATTGTAAAGAAAGCGATATGGAAAAATATGCAGAGCTGAAATCCTTTCCAATCATTCCTTGTAACCTTTGTGGTTCCCAAGAAAACCTACAACGCCAAGCGATTAAGCAAATGCTTAACGATTGGGAAAAGCGTTTTCCCGGCCGAATCGAATCGATGTTTAGATCGGTCCAAAATGTAGTTCCTTCACACCTACTCGACCATCAACAATTCGACTTTAAATCAATAAATCGAGATAGTGGAATTATTGATGGTGGTGATATTGGCTTTGATGCGCCAGAGTTAGAAGACCAGCCAAGCCAACAAAGCCAAGCTGGTATTGTGCAAGTTGTTGAGCTTTAA
- a CDS encoding glucosaminidase domain-containing protein — protein sequence MKRIILPGLVAVFLVACEQSPEQQAQSQSLPPLHEIENVQQKKQSFTDFITPLIEASNNKILQQRSEVEAIAATLAKSSSLSNKQKQTLSQLTELYRVDPSLDEQSQIQHLLVKVDLIPPALVLAQAANESAWGTSRFAREGNNLFGQWCYKKGCGLVPLNRNDGANHEVRKFDSVYESVSVYMNNLNSHPAYKGFQQQRNLARSSGELNAMELATQLSSYSERGEAYVEELQQMMRVNQNIWPTRTPIIAG from the coding sequence TTGAAAAGAATAATTTTACCGGGATTGGTAGCAGTGTTTTTAGTTGCTTGTGAACAATCCCCAGAGCAGCAAGCTCAGTCACAAAGCTTACCTCCGCTGCACGAAATTGAAAATGTTCAACAAAAAAAGCAAAGCTTTACAGACTTCATCACTCCACTAATTGAAGCAAGCAACAATAAAATATTGCAACAACGCTCAGAAGTGGAAGCTATAGCCGCAACGTTAGCTAAGAGCTCAAGCCTTTCTAACAAACAAAAACAGACACTAAGTCAGCTCACAGAGCTCTATCGAGTTGACCCATCGCTGGATGAACAATCCCAAATTCAACACTTATTAGTTAAAGTAGATCTTATTCCACCAGCTTTAGTACTTGCACAGGCAGCAAATGAATCAGCTTGGGGAACGTCGCGATTTGCCCGTGAAGGTAATAACTTATTTGGGCAATGGTGTTATAAGAAGGGCTGTGGTTTAGTTCCTTTGAATCGAAACGATGGGGCTAACCACGAAGTAAGAAAGTTCGATAGCGTGTATGAGTCGGTGAGTGTGTATATGAATAACTTAAATAGCCACCCAGCATACAAAGGTTTCCAGCAACAACGAAATCTGGCACGCTCTAGCGGAGAATTAAACGCAATGGAACTAGCTACTCAACTGAGCAGTTACTCTGAAAGAGGCGAAGCTTACGTAGAAGAGTTACAGCAAATGATGAGGGTTAACCAAAACATTTGGCCAACCCGAACACCGATTATCGCAGGTTAA